The DNA sequence GTTTTCCGGAATAAAAAGACGcctaaaaataagaaaaaaatatatatcgttatatttttatttactcaAAAGTTAACCTTTGTATTTCTATTCATGTTTAAAATTGATtcatgtaattatatattactggTAGAAGGCAAGGGATTGTGTTGGGTGCATATTAAATGCTTTTACATTAGCTACGTTCAAGGGGCATGTTAATGGGGAATTCGTTTCATTTGCTAActgttcattttgttttagtGATGCGATGTTAATGTTGTTTACATTAACAGATATACTCAACCCATTAACGTTGTTGTCTTCTACAATTTTCgtcatataaacataaagaTTAGCCAACCTGAATAAGTGCTTGTACAGCTCAGTTTTATCTaaccaaaataaaaaaataaaatataataaataaaacaaacaaacaaacaaacaaacaaacaaacaaacaaacaaacaaacaaacaaacaaacaaacaaacaaacaaacaaacaaacaaacaaacaaacaaacaaacaaacaaacaaacaaacaaacaaataaaaaaataaaaataataaataaatataaaaataaaaataaaacaaatatacaaataaataaatgtatatagatatgcatatgtatgtgtagaCACATGTACAATTACATGTACGCATATAAAATTCACTCGGCCAACTAAAAGAAATAGTTGCTTTCAATgtgaaaattaattaaatgtaaCTATGAAgaaacattttaatatgttaaaaaaccTTTATTTTGCAAATTCTTTGATGccaatttgtatttatttatatcagGCAAGCATTTAGAGAAGTCAAACAAAGGCTTGTCCCAGAGGAACGggatatttattaaattatttttatttataagctacaaaaacaaaaaaaaaaaaaaaaaaaaaatgtatatgcaatcataaaaattaaaaaaaatattgttctaGTAAATGTGatactaaaaaatttaaaaaagctAGTTACTTTTTCAGATATATCgcaatatttaataaattttcttttttctttttaacatTTGTGGGGTCGACAAAACCTGATGACACAAGCATGTTTTCTgtgtttaaatttttcatggTGCTACACTGATCTTTGGGACTCGTGGAAATTGCGCAGTTTCCGCAGTATGTTATGTTTGTGCAATCTATAAAAcaagaaaattatgaacataaatGTTTCAAACAAAATGCGCGTTGcgtgtatgcatgtatatatatatgtgtgtgcatatatacatacgcatacatatgtatttatatgcatattatacCTGTTAGAGGAATTTTTCCGTTTGCGTCATTAGTTAAACTATTGCATTTAATTGAAGTACATATCATTTCACTtgtgttaaatatattattattttccattaattttaaaaagacgGATGTACTATTATTCTCTACAGGAACAGGAGTAACACCACCTATTGCGGTATTTCCATTTGGAATATTTGCAGTATTTGTGTTATTTGCAGTATTTGTGTTATTTGCAGTATTTGTGTTATTTGCAGTATTTGTGTTATTTGCAGAATTTGTGTTATTTGCAGCATTTGTGTTATTTGCAGTATTTGTGTTATTTGCAATACTTGCGGTACTTGCAATACTTGCGCTATTTGCatcatttgtattatttacaatatttgcattatttCCGTTGTTAACAGCCCCTGCAATAACAGCGGCTGTCGTGCCCAAGTTATTGTTGCTATTAACATTATTAGCATTTACATTGCTATTCatactgttactgttattcATACCGatattactatttatattgttactattgttattgtttatatttccaTTATTGTTTACCCCCGTATTGTTGTATATATTCTGATTATTGTTCATTCCTCCATTATTGTTCATTCCTCCATTATTGTTCATTCCTCCATTATTGTTCATTCCTACATTATTGTTCATGCCCCCATTACTGTTCATTCCTCCATTATTGTTCATTCCTCCATTATTTGAGATGATTCCTTGGGGGATGTTCTTATGATGTCcatgtttctttttctttttcttttcatgtTCATTATTATCGTCATTTTCGTCCATTTTTGAGTTATCCTCTTGATTGTAGTTgtgttttttcaaatttcttaaaaaattatattttgaaaaccTTTTGTTTGTCCTAGTAAAAagattttcattttcatcattatcatcattattgtCATTGCTGTATGAGTCTGTAGATGAAAGGGAATTTTCATCACCCTCATCATCAGATTCATCATCGTCTTCATCTGTTCTATTGTAatgttttacatttaattcCAAAAAtgacttaaaattttttttttgaaatgaaATATCTGAATgatttatagaaaataaattatctgGATTATTTTGAAGTATCACtgagtttattttatttggtaatttatttttcacttCTTTATAAGAATTTGTagatataataattgtattatCAAACAAAttgaacatatttttaaaaataattattttgaaaagagcaaaaataatttttaatttcattttaattcaACAGTGTGttgcattttattatattttggttttttataaattcccTAAAAAGTTACacaaaaacacaaaaaaaaaaaaaaaaaaaaaaaaaaaaaaaaaaaacaaaaacaaaaacaaaagcagctatatattttcactttACAGTAAAAACTATATAAGTGATAACTCATTTATAAGCTTA is a window from the Plasmodium brasilianum strain Bolivian I chromosome 9, whole genome shotgun sequence genome containing:
- a CDS encoding hypothetical protein (conserved Plasmodium protein); amino-acid sequence: MKLKIIFALFKIIIFKNMFNLFDNTIIISTNSYKEVKNKLPNKINSVILQNNPDNLFSINHSDISFQKKNFKSFLELNVKHYNRTDEDDDESDDEGDENSLSSTDSYSNDNNDDNDENENLFTRTNKRFSKYNFLRNLKKHNYNQEDNSKMDENDDNNEHEKKKKKKHGHHKNIPQGIISNNGGMNNNGGMNSNGGMNNNVGMNNNGGMNNNGGMNNNGGMNNNQNIYNNTGVNNNGNINNNNSNNINSNIGMNNSNSMNSNVNANNVNSNNNLGTTAAVIAGAVNNGNNANIVNNTNDANSASIASTASIANNTNTANNTNAANNTNSANNTNTANNTNTANNTNTANNTNTANIPNGNTAIGGVTPVPVENNSTSVFLKLMENNNIFNTSEMICTSIKCNSLTNDANGKIPLTDCTNITYCGNCAISTSPKDQCSTMKNLNTENMLVSSGFVDPTNLINKNNLINIPFLWDKPLFDFSKCLPDINKYKLASKNLQNKDKTELYKHLFRLANLYVYMTKIVEDNNVNGLSISVNVNNINIASLKQNEQLANETNSPLTCPLNVANVKAFNMHPTQSLAFYQRLFIPENNNIIDSKNLSVQITSEQGYNVGNYFFYAKIDCPKTDPLVENELKPAQTTQINLLQNIENSQQTNESNKQNTQNISSTANKVGTFQSLKNSTARIDFKARGNSFKNTQNSFLFFLSIIIYFAFVS